Proteins encoded in a region of the Halorhabdus tiamatea SARL4B genome:
- a CDS encoding PD-(D/E)XK nuclease family protein — translation MSLQRAHSIDDLFDTVADYDLVLTVDAPLSLALNRRLDHPRLGRFAATPQMLAADEFRPQDQRQLFLDVIDATALPWKQAAHLVELILGCWEETGDRQAILEFDRYDTSATREVLEVIASVESAHRDLDEYQIDDDLDVVVIGESQFSALDRSILPAEYDVIDPLTSEAFDLPAFHSFASRTAIVEAIVDNVTSENADDVAVVMDRGGPFPALIESALEARDIPFYGGPGFADDEGLRTFFELLRLAHADSRARVGDVRPIARGLGIDLPVTDDQKLLRELDGRAVEPIQAFCEDVGEWTFGEALEKFAGLSDRSLDAVRDELDVLGLVDKPVTDGRLDDLEFYLSAFDVPIDREDSGVLLADAKTSVYVDRPAVFYLGLDADWTHQVVDRPWIDTKQKDREHLRQFQLLLQNGREQYYLVQETSAGESVRPCLYFHDLLEADVETFDDFGTIPHTYRRQSGSTGFEHEPVTAEPESIETLSQSSLSTFVNCPRDYFFDQLVEQPDQDYFRKGNCYHNFAEFYVNHPDVVADADRAELVNLLLDELRPFVDQVDRDVLETEFDVGIDLVERFIDENPPVKRDYDEYEVLPFGNLVADYFDRSIDSSITEQWFENPELGGKGKVDLIHSPTQLLDYKSGSSNSASKVVDRSSIEEIHDKPDFQALLYLAHHRRVRPDEPIDFVFYHFLDLVDDAITGSADVEDALVRVTYYPVAFDEWAGTRTAFDALCEGVAESNSRRKTLEKLGYDAYAQFLDGHAFPDVDEKEELLDTEFADAFVRDARDRVGEYKYVTSGIESALKTLFGLRGENYFRDDIDAFEAFLDEQIDLINDYRESSFPVGDPNLDRVTHRDLLLTEGGGFDD, via the coding sequence GTGTCATTACAACGGGCCCACTCTATCGATGATCTCTTCGATACCGTGGCGGATTACGATCTCGTCCTAACGGTTGACGCGCCGCTCAGTCTTGCACTCAATCGACGCCTGGACCACCCACGACTCGGCCGGTTCGCGGCCACGCCACAGATGCTCGCGGCTGACGAGTTCCGGCCGCAGGACCAACGACAGCTCTTTCTCGACGTGATCGACGCGACGGCACTGCCCTGGAAACAGGCCGCCCATCTGGTCGAGTTGATCCTCGGCTGTTGGGAGGAGACCGGAGACCGTCAAGCAATCCTCGAGTTCGACCGCTACGATACATCAGCAACACGGGAGGTACTCGAGGTCATCGCATCCGTCGAGAGTGCGCACCGCGATCTTGACGAGTACCAGATCGACGACGACCTCGACGTCGTCGTCATCGGCGAATCCCAGTTCAGCGCGCTGGACCGGTCGATCCTGCCCGCCGAGTACGACGTGATCGATCCACTCACGAGCGAAGCGTTCGATCTGCCGGCGTTCCACAGCTTTGCCTCCCGGACGGCGATCGTCGAGGCGATCGTGGACAACGTGACGAGCGAGAACGCCGACGACGTGGCGGTTGTCATGGATCGGGGCGGACCGTTCCCCGCGCTGATCGAGTCGGCACTCGAAGCGCGAGATATCCCCTTCTACGGCGGGCCAGGCTTCGCCGACGACGAGGGACTGCGGACGTTCTTCGAATTACTGAGGCTTGCACACGCAGATTCGAGAGCCCGCGTCGGGGATGTCCGGCCGATCGCTCGCGGGCTCGGAATCGATCTCCCCGTCACGGACGATCAGAAACTCCTCCGCGAACTCGATGGGCGGGCGGTCGAGCCGATTCAGGCTTTCTGCGAGGACGTCGGCGAGTGGACCTTCGGCGAGGCGCTCGAGAAGTTCGCGGGGCTGTCGGACCGGTCGCTGGACGCCGTTCGGGACGAACTCGACGTGCTCGGATTAGTGGACAAGCCGGTCACGGACGGCCGACTCGACGACCTCGAATTCTACCTCAGTGCGTTCGACGTACCGATCGACCGCGAGGACAGCGGCGTCCTGCTCGCCGACGCGAAAACGTCGGTCTATGTCGACCGCCCCGCAGTCTTCTATCTCGGCCTCGACGCCGACTGGACCCATCAGGTCGTCGATCGGCCGTGGATCGACACCAAACAGAAGGACCGTGAGCACCTCCGGCAGTTCCAGTTGCTCCTCCAGAACGGTCGCGAACAGTACTATCTTGTCCAGGAGACCAGCGCCGGCGAGTCGGTCCGGCCGTGTCTGTACTTCCACGACCTCCTCGAGGCTGACGTCGAGACGTTCGACGACTTCGGGACCATCCCGCACACGTATCGGCGACAGAGTGGATCAACCGGCTTCGAGCACGAACCCGTCACCGCAGAGCCCGAGTCGATCGAAACCCTCAGTCAATCGAGTCTTAGCACGTTCGTCAACTGCCCGCGCGATTACTTCTTCGACCAACTCGTCGAGCAGCCCGATCAGGACTACTTCCGGAAGGGCAATTGCTATCACAACTTCGCCGAGTTCTACGTCAACCATCCCGACGTGGTCGCCGATGCGGATCGAGCGGAGCTCGTCAATCTCTTGCTCGACGAACTCCGGCCGTTCGTCGATCAGGTGGATCGTGACGTCCTCGAAACGGAGTTCGACGTTGGGATCGACCTGGTCGAGCGATTTATCGACGAGAACCCACCGGTCAAGCGTGACTACGACGAGTACGAGGTGCTGCCGTTTGGGAATCTCGTCGCCGACTATTTCGATCGGTCGATCGACTCGTCAATCACCGAGCAATGGTTCGAAAATCCGGAACTCGGCGGGAAAGGCAAGGTGGATCTCATCCACTCGCCGACGCAACTCCTCGATTACAAGAGCGGGTCGTCGAACTCCGCGTCAAAGGTCGTAGATCGCTCGTCGATCGAGGAGATTCACGATAAACCCGACTTCCAGGCACTGCTCTATCTCGCCCATCACCGTCGGGTTCGTCCCGACGAACCGATCGACTTCGTGTTCTATCACTTCCTCGATCTGGTGGATGACGCCATTACCGGATCCGCCGACGTCGAGGACGCCCTCGTCCGCGTGACCTACTATCCCGTGGCGTTCGACGAGTGGGCCGGCACACGGACGGCCTTCGACGCACTTTGTGAGGGTGTCGCGGAGAGCAATAGCCGGCGGAAGACGCTCGAAAAGTTGGGATATGACGCGTATGCCCAGTTCCTCGACGGGCACGCATTCCCCGATGTCGACGAGAAAGAGGAACTCCTCGATACCGAGTTTGCGGACGCGTTCGTCAGGGACGCTCGCGACCGGGTCGGTGAGTACAAGTACGTCACGTCGGGAATCGAGAGCGCGCTCAAGACACTGTTCGGCCTGCGTGGAGAGAACTACTTCCGGGACGACATCGACGCGTTCGAAGCGTTCCTCGACGAGCAGATCGATCTGATCAATGACTACCGCGAGTCGTCGTTCCCAGTCGGCGATCCCAACCTGGATCGCGTAACCCATCGTGACCTGCTGCTGACAGAGGGCGGTGGTTTCGATGACTGA
- a CDS encoding ParA family protein — MLAYTVYSEAGGVGKTTLAANLAKADVRAGRDVLVIDLDTQEASLSYLLDVDNDRNDEQADSLLRHMVERPRGEFTDLIKSSEGIDIIPAHNILEYASKHLRRREEEAADFGESWNPNKQLLRVLRDAGVHEQYDTLIIDPPASADVKLHNAIHATRHLVIPFEPSGKGYESVQGLDQLVGGLEGELGIEVGVLAVVPNRYKGMNDQDRFLEELQSDGWDVPIRLRERSSMLEGCWAEQCTAYRYIDEYRDRDREHELDTLEKLDELANHIRQTKVVEA, encoded by the coding sequence ATGCTGGCCTACACAGTGTATTCAGAAGCTGGCGGCGTGGGGAAGACGACGCTCGCCGCGAATCTCGCGAAGGCGGACGTCCGTGCTGGCAGAGACGTCCTCGTGATCGACCTCGACACGCAGGAGGCATCGCTATCGTATTTGCTCGACGTCGACAACGATCGGAACGACGAACAGGCAGACAGTCTCCTCCGGCACATGGTCGAACGTCCCCGCGGCGAGTTTACAGATCTTATCAAGTCTAGCGAGGGGATCGACATCATCCCGGCTCATAACATCCTCGAGTATGCATCAAAACATCTCCGGCGCCGTGAAGAAGAGGCTGCGGACTTCGGAGAATCCTGGAATCCGAACAAGCAACTGCTTCGCGTCCTCCGAGACGCCGGCGTCCACGAGCAATACGATACGCTGATCATCGACCCACCTGCAAGCGCGGACGTCAAGCTCCACAACGCGATCCACGCCACCCGTCATCTGGTAATCCCGTTCGAGCCGAGCGGGAAAGGATACGAATCTGTTCAGGGCCTCGATCAACTTGTAGGTGGCCTCGAAGGCGAACTCGGCATCGAGGTTGGTGTCCTCGCAGTAGTCCCGAATCGATACAAGGGGATGAATGATCAAGATCGCTTCCTCGAAGAATTGCAGAGCGACGGATGGGACGTGCCAATTCGACTTCGGGAGCGGTCTTCAATGCTCGAAGGCTGTTGGGCCGAACAATGCACCGCATATAGATATATCGATGAGTACCGTGACCGTGACCGCGAACATGAACTCGATACGCTTGAGAAACTCGACGAACTCGCTAACCACATTCGGCAGACAAAGGTGGTAGAAGCATGA
- the araA gene encoding L-arabinose isomerase, with protein sequence MSAIPHGTSFDELEVWFVTGSQHLYGDETLEIVEGHAREIATALDDAPEIPVSVECKSVLTTADAIESVVREANASENCIGLVTWMHTFSPAKMWIRGLQALDVPFVHLHTQFNRELPWDEIDMDFMNANQSAHGGREFGHIVSRLDIDRKVVVGHWADDDVREQLDTWARAAAARHELRGAKIARFGDNMRDVAVTEGDKVSAQMAFGASVDGYGLGDLVEFVEDVTESEIDDLVAEYDQQYELAAELRADGDRRESLREAARIELGIRAFLEDGEFVGFTTTFENLTGLSQLPGLAVQRLMADGYGFGPEGDWKSALLTRAMKVMGQGLEGGTSLMEHYTYDLSVGDEKVLGSHMLEICESIAGEQPRLEIHPLDIGGKADPVRAVFDADTGPAINASLVDMGDHFRLITNDVESVGPDEPLPELPVARAVWKPEPDFETAIEAWIKAGGAHHTGYSQAVTNEHLTDFAEMVGIEHLHVGEDTDIADVERELT encoded by the coding sequence ATGTCAGCTATCCCTCACGGGACATCGTTCGATGAACTCGAAGTATGGTTTGTCACCGGGAGCCAGCATCTCTACGGAGACGAAACACTGGAAATCGTCGAGGGCCACGCCAGGGAGATCGCCACCGCGCTCGACGACGCCCCGGAGATCCCGGTCAGCGTCGAATGCAAGTCCGTCCTGACGACAGCCGACGCCATCGAATCGGTCGTCAGGGAGGCCAATGCCAGCGAGAACTGCATCGGTCTCGTCACCTGGATGCACACCTTCTCGCCGGCGAAGATGTGGATCCGCGGGCTGCAAGCGCTGGACGTCCCCTTCGTCCACCTCCACACACAGTTCAACCGCGAGTTGCCCTGGGACGAGATCGACATGGACTTCATGAACGCCAATCAGTCCGCCCACGGCGGCCGCGAGTTCGGCCACATCGTCTCGCGACTCGACATCGACCGGAAGGTCGTCGTCGGCCACTGGGCGGACGACGACGTCCGCGAGCAACTCGACACCTGGGCGCGCGCCGCCGCCGCCCGCCACGAACTCCGGGGCGCGAAGATCGCCCGCTTCGGCGACAACATGCGCGACGTCGCGGTCACCGAGGGCGACAAAGTGTCCGCCCAGATGGCCTTCGGCGCGAGCGTCGACGGCTACGGCCTGGGCGACCTCGTCGAATTCGTCGAGGACGTCACCGAGAGCGAGATCGACGACCTCGTGGCGGAGTACGACCAGCAGTACGAACTCGCAGCCGAACTCCGGGCCGACGGCGATCGACGCGAGTCGCTCAGAGAGGCCGCACGCATCGAACTCGGAATCAGAGCCTTCCTCGAGGACGGCGAGTTCGTCGGCTTCACCACCACCTTCGAGAACCTGACTGGCCTGTCCCAGCTCCCCGGCCTCGCGGTCCAGCGGCTGATGGCCGACGGCTACGGCTTCGGCCCGGAGGGCGACTGGAAGTCCGCGCTCTTGACCCGGGCGATGAAAGTCATGGGCCAGGGCCTCGAGGGCGGCACGTCGCTGATGGAACACTACACCTACGACCTCTCCGTCGGCGACGAGAAAGTCCTCGGCTCCCACATGCTGGAGATCTGTGAGTCGATCGCCGGCGAGCAGCCCCGCCTGGAGATCCACCCGCTCGACATCGGCGGGAAGGCCGACCCGGTCCGGGCGGTCTTCGATGCGGATACTGGCCCGGCGATCAACGCCTCGCTGGTCGACATGGGCGATCACTTCCGGCTGATCACCAACGACGTCGAGTCGGTCGGGCCGGACGAACCGCTGCCCGAACTCCCCGTCGCCCGGGCCGTCTGGAAGCCCGAACCCGACTTCGAGACCGCCATCGAAGCGTGGATCAAGGCCGGCGGTGCGCATCACACGGGCTACAGCCAGGCCGTGACGAACGAGCACCTCACGGACTTCGCGGAAATGGTCGGGATCGAACATCTCCACGTGGGTGAGGATACCGATATCGCGGACGTCGAGCGGGAACTCACCTGA
- the rdfA gene encoding rod-determining factor RdfA, whose translation MAEHGSDDRTADEREPRSKVARVIDTYDLDIGGELQRRWLATDETGMSLRELAAYFNQTVLEAAIEQSDLSALNVDIERLYEQLTNDNVSAGARTRAQRRLERNGVDVESLRSNFVTHQAIHTYLREYRDVQQPDPTPEQRRESTVERIQKLQDRTAAVTQDAVEGLQRADLVPDGDVEVMVDIQVIFADSGEQFDVFDLIESDAK comes from the coding sequence ATGGCCGAGCACGGAAGTGACGACCGAACGGCGGACGAGAGGGAGCCACGGAGCAAGGTCGCGCGAGTGATCGACACCTACGACCTCGATATCGGAGGGGAACTGCAACGCCGGTGGCTCGCCACCGACGAGACCGGGATGAGTCTCCGAGAGCTGGCAGCGTACTTCAACCAGACCGTCCTCGAGGCGGCGATCGAGCAGAGTGACTTGAGCGCTCTCAACGTAGATATCGAGAGACTCTACGAACAGCTAACTAACGACAACGTAAGCGCAGGGGCCCGGACACGCGCACAGCGACGACTCGAACGGAACGGCGTAGACGTCGAATCGCTGAGGAGCAACTTCGTGACTCATCAAGCGATACACACGTATCTCCGGGAGTATCGTGACGTCCAGCAACCGGACCCCACGCCCGAGCAACGGCGAGAATCGACAGTCGAACGCATCCAGAAGCTCCAGGACCGAACGGCAGCAGTGACCCAGGATGCGGTCGAAGGGTTACAACGGGCAGATCTGGTCCCCGACGGCGACGTCGAGGTGATGGTAGACATCCAGGTGATCTTTGCGGACTCCGGCGAACAGTTCGACGTCTTCGATCTCATCGAAAGCGACGCCAAATGA
- a CDS encoding alpha-N-arabinofuranosidase gives MSSTVTVKRQNSIDRIDEQLYGHFAEHLGRCIYGGLWVGEDDRVPTEDGIRMDTVELLEELDIPVLRWPGGCFADDYHWKDGIGPREERPTQRNLWWAQGREEAFIEPNDFGTDEFLRLCELLETEPYLAVNVGSSTPEEALDWIEYCNFDEETDLTRRRAENGHSEPYGVKYWGIGNENWGCGGRFAPAEYGDEYRRFANYLRGFRNHLAPEETDAEFIACGHLTDDWNRTFLEQLNAGMEFGPGTFLGMGAPAELMDHFSVHRYYQAGGDTEFSDEQYYRIFARARQLAGDIDRAASTLAEYVPTGEVGIIVDEWGVWHPEATPDNGLEQANTVRDALTAAGAFDIMHDRADVVSMANIAQTVNVLQCLVETDEEAAWKTPTYHVFDLYNDHAGNTAVETDIETETKVFHDEDNDVPLVSASASVTDNDELYVTASNRHLDETRTLEIEAGGEAASASGTVLFADSDPRAYSTKDNAETFEPESIAVEATDDGTFVVEIPPASVVGVTIPQ, from the coding sequence ATGTCTTCGACAGTCACGGTTAAGAGACAGAATTCTATCGATCGAATCGACGAACAGCTCTATGGACACTTTGCTGAACACCTTGGACGGTGTATCTACGGGGGCCTATGGGTTGGAGAGGACGATCGCGTCCCTACCGAAGACGGGATCCGGATGGATACGGTGGAACTCCTCGAAGAACTTGACATCCCAGTACTCCGATGGCCGGGCGGGTGTTTCGCCGACGACTATCATTGGAAGGATGGCATCGGGCCACGTGAGGAGCGACCCACCCAGCGGAACCTCTGGTGGGCACAGGGGCGTGAAGAGGCCTTTATCGAACCAAACGACTTTGGTACCGACGAGTTTCTGCGGCTGTGTGAGTTGCTTGAGACTGAGCCCTATCTTGCCGTCAACGTCGGCTCTTCGACCCCCGAGGAGGCCCTTGACTGGATCGAGTACTGTAACTTCGACGAGGAGACTGACCTCACTCGCCGTCGCGCCGAGAACGGCCATTCAGAGCCCTACGGCGTGAAATACTGGGGGATCGGCAACGAGAACTGGGGCTGTGGCGGGCGCTTTGCGCCCGCTGAGTACGGTGATGAGTACCGCCGCTTTGCGAACTACCTCCGCGGGTTCCGAAACCATCTCGCGCCTGAGGAGACTGACGCTGAGTTCATCGCCTGCGGGCACCTTACCGACGACTGGAATCGGACGTTTCTTGAGCAGCTCAACGCAGGGATGGAGTTCGGCCCGGGTACGTTCCTCGGGATGGGTGCGCCCGCGGAACTGATGGATCATTTCTCCGTCCATCGCTATTATCAGGCCGGTGGCGATACCGAGTTCAGCGACGAGCAGTACTATCGGATCTTCGCCCGGGCGCGGCAACTCGCCGGCGACATCGACCGCGCCGCGTCGACGCTCGCCGAGTACGTGCCAACGGGCGAGGTCGGTATCATTGTCGACGAGTGGGGGGTCTGGCATCCGGAAGCCACCCCCGATAACGGCCTCGAGCAGGCCAACACGGTCCGGGACGCCCTGACAGCTGCCGGCGCGTTCGATATTATGCACGACCGCGCCGACGTCGTCTCGATGGCCAACATCGCCCAGACCGTCAACGTTCTCCAGTGTCTTGTCGAGACTGACGAGGAGGCGGCCTGGAAGACCCCGACCTACCACGTCTTCGATTTGTACAACGACCACGCCGGCAACACCGCTGTCGAGACTGATATCGAGACGGAGACGAAGGTATTCCACGACGAGGACAACGACGTGCCGCTAGTCTCGGCTTCCGCCTCTGTGACCGACAACGACGAACTGTACGTGACAGCGTCGAACCGCCACCTCGATGAGACCCGAACGCTCGAGATCGAAGCCGGCGGCGAAGCCGCTTCGGCATCCGGGACGGTGCTCTTCGCGGACAGCGATCCACGGGCATACTCGACGAAGGACAACGCAGAGACGTTCGAACCCGAGTCGATCGCTGTCGAGGCCACTGACGACGGGACTTTCGTCGTCGAGATACCGCCGGCCTCCGTTGTCGGTGTCACGATACCGCAGTAG
- a CDS encoding archaea-specific SMC-related protein, with protein MVTTEQTRAEATVSVRNIGGIDEAIVDLEPGVNILAGRNATNRTSFLQAIMAALGSKDVTLKGDADEAEATLTIGGSTYRRQLHRRNDGVAFEGDPYLEDPELADLFAFLLDSNEARQAVTTEQNLRDVIMRPVDLEEIKAEISQLESEKNDIDEEIEAIEARKQTLPELESEKARLEDEIEETREALTAKEAEIDAADADVQTQRAEQQELEAKLDELREARNTLEDIRYDLDTERESVESLKQDRATLEEELAALPETPDDEIDRLDADISQLREQRRRLDSEINSLQSTVRFNEEMLDGERTDVYEAMTDDGHTTDDLLTDDVVCWTCGSTVPREQIEATLEELRDLRQDKLETKRELADELDDLKAEKERLEGQRTQRSEYERQLSEIEDELAQREDRIEALQERRTEMETEVKELQVAVEDRESEQFDEILELHQEANELEYKLGRLETDLEDVEDDIEAIESRIDEQSELEAERERITDELTDLRTRVDTLEEDAVEAFNDHMEEVLGALDYDNLDRIWIERVTREVREGRRKAIKTFFELHVVRSTPSGTTYEDTVDHLSESEREVTGLVFALAGYLVHEVYETVPFMLLDSLETIDSARIADLVEYFSEFADYLVVALLEEDANAVEGDHARIESI; from the coding sequence ATGGTTACGACAGAACAAACGAGAGCCGAGGCGACTGTCTCGGTGAGAAATATCGGCGGGATCGACGAGGCGATCGTCGATCTGGAGCCCGGCGTGAACATCCTCGCAGGCCGGAACGCGACGAATCGGACATCGTTTCTCCAAGCGATCATGGCCGCACTCGGGAGCAAAGATGTCACGTTGAAGGGCGACGCCGACGAGGCCGAAGCAACGTTGACGATCGGTGGATCGACCTACCGGCGTCAGTTACATCGCCGGAACGATGGCGTAGCCTTTGAGGGGGATCCATACCTCGAGGACCCCGAACTCGCCGACCTGTTCGCGTTCCTGCTCGACTCCAACGAGGCACGTCAGGCGGTGACGACCGAACAGAATCTCCGAGACGTCATCATGCGACCGGTCGACCTCGAAGAGATCAAAGCGGAGATATCCCAGCTCGAATCTGAGAAGAATGACATCGACGAGGAGATAGAGGCCATCGAAGCACGCAAGCAGACGCTCCCAGAACTCGAGTCCGAGAAGGCGCGTCTGGAAGACGAGATCGAGGAGACACGCGAGGCCCTCACAGCGAAGGAGGCGGAGATCGACGCGGCGGACGCCGACGTCCAGACGCAACGAGCAGAACAACAGGAACTCGAGGCGAAACTCGATGAATTGCGGGAGGCGCGTAACACTCTCGAAGACATCCGATACGACTTGGACACCGAACGCGAGAGTGTCGAGTCCCTCAAACAGGATCGTGCGACGCTCGAGGAGGAACTAGCGGCCCTTCCGGAGACGCCGGACGACGAAATCGATCGCCTCGATGCCGATATCAGTCAGTTGCGCGAACAGCGCCGACGGCTGGACAGTGAGATCAACTCCTTGCAGAGTACCGTCCGGTTCAACGAGGAGATGCTCGACGGCGAGCGGACGGACGTCTACGAGGCCATGACCGACGACGGCCACACCACTGACGATCTCCTCACCGACGACGTGGTCTGCTGGACGTGTGGGTCGACGGTCCCTCGTGAACAGATCGAGGCGACCCTTGAGGAACTACGGGACCTCAGACAGGACAAACTCGAAACGAAGCGGGAGCTCGCCGACGAACTCGACGACCTGAAAGCAGAGAAGGAACGGCTGGAGGGACAACGGACGCAGCGAAGCGAATACGAGCGCCAACTCTCGGAGATCGAAGACGAACTGGCCCAGCGGGAAGACCGGATCGAGGCGTTACAGGAGCGTCGCACCGAGATGGAAACAGAAGTCAAAGAGCTGCAGGTAGCCGTCGAGGACCGCGAGTCCGAGCAGTTCGACGAGATTCTCGAACTCCACCAGGAAGCCAACGAGCTCGAGTACAAACTCGGCCGCCTGGAGACCGACCTCGAAGACGTCGAAGACGACATCGAGGCGATCGAATCTCGAATCGACGAACAGTCCGAGCTGGAGGCCGAACGCGAACGGATCACCGACGAACTCACCGATCTCCGGACGCGGGTCGACACACTCGAAGAAGACGCCGTCGAGGCGTTCAACGACCACATGGAAGAGGTACTCGGCGCGCTCGATTACGACAACTTAGACCGGATCTGGATCGAACGGGTAACACGGGAGGTCCGGGAAGGGCGACGGAAAGCGATCAAGACGTTCTTCGAGTTGCATGTCGTCCGGTCGACGCCCTCGGGAACGACCTACGAGGACACGGTCGATCACCTCAGCGAGTCCGAGCGCGAAGTGACCGGGTTGGTGTTCGCGCTGGCTGGCTATCTGGTCCACGAGGTCTACGAGACCGTGCCGTTCATGCTGCTCGATTCCCTGGAAACGATCGACTCCGCGCGGATCGCCGATCTGGTTGAGTACTTCAGCGAGTTCGCCGACTACCTCGTTGTCGCCTTGCTCGAGGAAGACGCCAACGCTGTCGAGGGCGATCACGCCCGGATCGAGTCGATCTGA